A region of the Gemmobacter fulvus genome:
GTCGCCCTTTTCCGAGGTGCCCAGCGGCAAGATCTATGGCGAAACCGCGCGCGAGGATGGCGCGGCGGCTTATGCGGCCTTGCTCAACACACCCTTTGCCTTGCCCGGCCATCCCGAATCCGGGCGCGTCGGGGCTGAACTGTCGCCTTGGGGGCCAGCGCTGGGAATCACCTATCCTGCCGCCGATGTGCCCAGCCTGATCGCCGCCGCCAAGGCCGCCGCAGGTGCATGGGCCGCGGCCACGCCCGAGGCGCGGGTGGGGGTCTGTCTGGAGATTCTGGCCCGGCTGAACCGGATCAGCTTCACCATGGCCCATGCCGTCAGCCACACCACGGGCCAAGCCTTTGCGATGGCGTTTCAGGCGGGCGGCCCGCATGCACAGGATCGCGGGCTGGAGGCGGTGGCGATGGCCTGGGCGGAAATGATCCGCTTCCCTGCCACCGCACGCTGGGAAAAGCCGCAGGGCAAGGCCGCGCCGATCCTGCTGGAAAAACACTGGACGCTGGTGCCGCGCGGCGTGGCGCTGGTGATCGGCTGCCAGACCTTCCCGACATGGAACAGCTATCCGGGGCTGTTTGCCAGCCTCGCCACCGGTAATCCGGTGATCGTGAAACCCCATCCCGCCGCGGTGCTGCCGCTGGCCCTGACAGTGCAGGTGGCGCGTGCGGTGCTGGTCGAGGCGGGCTTTCCCGCCGATGTGGTGCTGCTGGCCGCCGATGCGGCGGGGGCCGAGATCACGCAGGATCTGGTGCGCCACAAGGATGTGGCGATCATCGACTATACCGGCTCCACCGCTTTTGGCGACTGGGTGCGCCGCCATGCGGGCGAGGCGCAGGTTTTCACCGAAGAGGCGGGGGTGAACAGCATCACGCTGGCCGCCACCGATGATTTCGCGGCCACCTGCGCCAATATCGCCTTTTCGCTGGCGCTTTATTCCGGGCAGATGTGCACCGCGCCGCAGAATATCTACATCCCGGCAGGCGGAATCGACACCGATCAGGGCCATCAGAGCTTTGAGGCCGTGGCGCAGGCGCTGGCCTCGGCGGTGGATGCGCTGCTGGACGATCCGGCCCGTGCGGCAGGCCTCTGTGGCGCGATTGCCAATCCGGCCACGCTGGCGCGAGTGACG
Encoded here:
- the paaN gene encoding phenylacetic acid degradation protein PaaN, whose amino-acid sequence is MTSLFDRHHAVLDAAVAALTDRGFWSPFSEVPSGKIYGETAREDGAAAYAALLNTPFALPGHPESGRVGAELSPWGPALGITYPAADVPSLIAAAKAAAGAWAAATPEARVGVCLEILARLNRISFTMAHAVSHTTGQAFAMAFQAGGPHAQDRGLEAVAMAWAEMIRFPATARWEKPQGKAAPILLEKHWTLVPRGVALVIGCQTFPTWNSYPGLFASLATGNPVIVKPHPAAVLPLALTVQVARAVLVEAGFPADVVLLAADAAGAEITQDLVRHKDVAIIDYTGSTAFGDWVRRHAGEAQVFTEEAGVNSITLAATDDFAATCANIAFSLALYSGQMCTAPQNIYIPAGGIDTDQGHQSFEAVAQALASAVDALLDDPARAAGLCGAIANPATLARVTAARSLGRVIRDSTALPEGRSATPLMLAVRADETGVYEAECFGPISFLIAVPDADTGIALAADLARRKGAITAALYDTDEDRIARAIDAFAQAGVNLSINLTGNIFVNQSAAFSDFHVTGANPAGNASLTDTAFVASRFRRAMWRRPTAA